Below is a genomic region from Epinephelus moara isolate mb chromosome 9, YSFRI_EMoa_1.0, whole genome shotgun sequence.
TCACTGTTGATAATGACACATTCCCATAGCTTTACCTGTCTTCTTTATTAGTGTTGTGAAAGGGAAGCTGTATCTGTTTGGAGGAGCGTCCAGCCCTGACGCCACTGAGTGTCTCCCAGGAGTCTACAGCTTTGATATAGGTGAGGACGTTACAGCAGGTGGAGAAACATGTCCCGGTTCATTTGTGCtaatgtttctttgtgttgttaGTGTTGCTTTAATGTTACATTAATGAAGAGTAAAGTGAAGCCTaacagtgctgtgatgtgtctCCATCTTCTGACAGTGTCTCTGACCTGGGAGGGCCTAGCAGTCGGAGGTGTGGCCCTCAGGACCCTCAGCCACAGCTCTGTTGCCGTAGGAGACAACATCTACGTGTACGGAGGCAGTCTGGGAGGGAATCCATCTGATGATCTCTTGGTCTTCAACACAGGTCCatacatcatcatcttcatAAAGATCTTGATATGCAAATGATAATTTAAGaagtgaagtgttcctttaactaCTGGTCCTGATTCCTCTTCATCCCTGCTGATCATTTTCCAAACTCTCAGTTAGCTTTCAGAATTACTGTCGTCTATATTTCTATGAAAATCAGTTTACACAGACTGAGAGCGTTCTGCTTTTTAAAAGACTCAGCCTGTCAtaagtttgtgtgtctgtgttttctttctgtttcagtGTCTCTCACCTGGACACCGGTAAAAACCAGCGGCTCTCTGCCTCCTGCGCTGTAAGACTCTGATCATCAGATACACACAGGGAGGATTTGTTACAggaatattgtattgtattatattaaaATGCACAGTGGTTGTGATTCTTATTAACACTGACACTAACCTtagtatctgtgtctgtgaagGTTTGGTCAGAGTTTTGCTCTGGTCGGAGATCAGGTGTTCATGTTTGGAGGATGTGAGGCAGGTGGAGACTTCTGTAAAGACTTGCATGTCCTCAACACAGGTAAACACTGAGTCAGGTTATACAGGAATATATATATGGAAAACAAGTTTGGGATCGTcaagtgttgtgtttccatttaaacattaattatAAATAATTAAAGTTTCTTTAAATGCTTTTGACTGGAAATCAATGTAAGatcaacatttatatttttatacttCAAAAATAGAAAttgaatgaaatataatatataatctAATAAATGGACTGATTTCACTTCAGTGCAGTCAGCCCTAGACTTCCATACAAAGTGTACATCTAACAAAGTTTGTCTGACTTGtgatttgacctctgacctttgggTCTCTCCTGATTTCAGAGAGCTTGGTTTGGCAGAAATGGGAGGTGAAGGGAGAATCACCTGCAGCCTGCAGCGGACAAACACTGACTGCACACCATGataaagtacacacacacacacacacacacacacacacacacacacacacgtacaagtctggagtttgtttgacctatccacctCACCTTCCACCCACCCTAGtgcagactttctcactctttatagtGCGGCAGTTACTTGGGGAATCCAAAAATGCTGCTGCCCGGTGCATGTCATACTAAAGTGTGTCTTGGTGCGTCAACCCGACAGCACTTGTAGGAGTTGAGGCATTAAATGTAGTTTAATTTGGCCATGTTTGACGATTTTAATACTGTAGTTAGTTGATTACTTTTGACATAGTAATggtctgtttttcattttcacttttaaaagtcttaaacaCAAGATATTGTACATTTATTCATGTAGTTTTGCACTGCTGTCAATTGTTGAAGATTGTTTTGCACGTTAATCCTCTGATCTGccaaaaatagaataaatgtttttctaagATTCTAACATtgtttaaaagtatttattgCATAATATATTCGCATGAGCAAATATAGGATGTATTTTAGAGGGTTTGTAATTTAACTGTTTACGAGACATGGGTATTCTGTTACAGTAAAACACAACATCACGATAATCACCATTTTTGAGGTAGAATTATCCCATTGCAGTTTATATGAATCAGCATTTGGGTGGAATATTATATGAAGTATAATTTGCATAATATTTAACCAATTCATATGGTAGAATTTACCCAGTGTTGAAATTAATTTGACCCAGcatttgaattaaatgtgtAACCCATTTTGTTGGGTCAAATTAACTACTGCTGGGTTGGTCCAATAGTTACCCAGGCGttgggttaaaaaaaacccaagttGGGTTGATTTTAACCCAGGATTTTTTAGGGTGCAGAAGAtcaatacaatcagcacagtttcaagattcgagtcaccaattcagtatctgaccaaatgtctccccttctgttcctgagatatggtgtTAAATTATGGccagaaaaagtgtttttgcagaacgattatgatgccacagtgaagctgacctttgaccttttgaatataaaatgtcatcacttcattattttatcctgttagacattaatgtgaaattttgtcatagttagcgtatgaattcttgagttatggccaaaactcATTTTGTggggtcacactgacctttgaccacaaaattttaatcacttcattgttaagtcaaagtggacgtttgtgccaaattttttaaaaaaaatcctccaggtgctcctgagatattgcgttcatgagaatgagacggacagatgacaacccgaaaacatacaGCCACACCTGTCACTGGCGTGGAGGCACAAATTCAGCcgaatgaaatatattttttctctaaATCAGGGCAGAAATCCAACAAACTCTCAAAACAGGAGCTTGAAAAGGTCTAAAATATGAAAGGAAATCAGagcagatgtaaacattaatagaAATAGTCTAGTAAAAGTAGTCTTTGATAAACTAAATCTAATTTGTCTCTGTGTTAAATCTGTGTTGAAGGATATCTACCTGTTTGGGGGCAAAAGCACGAATGAGGACGGCACGGTGACGTCATCCAATGAAATCCATAAACTCAGCATCTGTGAGTGAAACACTGCAGATGAACTGACTGAGAAATATATGATTTATTATAAGGAAAGTCAAAGGATAGAAATATATTGATTATATATTTCACATTGTGTCTCTGCAGCTAAGATGAAGTGGAAGGTTCCTCTGTACGTCGGGATTCCTCCGGCTCGACGACACGGACACACCGCCTTCATCCTCCACAGCCACGTCAGTGTGTtaccaaacctttttttttaattagaccATTTGAGATTATTATTGTACAACAGTATATAAGGGCCATTgtagtttaaaaaacaacaaaaaaacaaaaaattctgGGGTTACATTAAAGTcataaatttatttaaaaaaaactggagATATTATTTGAATTTTAGGTGGTAAATCcacaagtaaaaaaagaaattacacaATCTCAATAAAAACTTGAATATGTTTGTATATTATAAATTCATGCATTTGTTAGTAAAACTCAGAAATTCTAAGGTTGATCCAACGTTGCAAACTGAAGCAATGGGGTTCCttaaaaatgcatgaataaataaatcaattttttttttttaaaaattgagagagcatttttttttcttcatttttctcacataaatttaaataaataaatgtgaatttCTCAGTATTTACTCTCAAATGTCTGACTTCAGGATCTCAGAGAATGTTCAAGGTTGTTTTTGCATTAATTGGGGGGTTTTTCTAATAATTTTACCTCTGTAATTTCAAAGAATATcccatttttttcctgtaaaacATTAATCTTGGAGAATCTGAATTATTTCTTACGATATCCCCCCTCCCCTGGcttcataatttatttgtttgttaacCTACCATGACCCTTTTACCCTGTGGCATTATTGTCATGTCTTTTTAAATAAGATTTTTCTGTGCGTTTGGTCGACAGCTGTACGTGTTCGGAGGAAAGAATGAAGAGCAGGAGTTTAATGACCTGAAGGTGATGAAACTCATCAACCCCTCAGAGAGACAACCAGGTACATTAttccttatttattttattgaaacaCCACATTAACACGAGGGCCTGCAGCGTGCTTTACAGCAAATATCTGACTCTCATCCGGATGATTTAACTGTTCATACCAACAGTGGAGCTAAAATATGAAGTTATTCTTACTGCCTTTATTCAGACAGCGACAGTTAATGTTAAACCTTTAACCtttccgtttttggattcttcatatATAGTTTTCTTGATGACAAAAATGCCTAAAGGAAAACTCTATGTGGAAGAGTGGTGATTGGTTATGATGCTACAAAGCAGCAGGACTCAGCTTAGCTATTGAGAACATAACACTGGGGGATTGTGGTTCACAGATGAGGCCACATTAAAGTGTTCGTCCTCTGGGGAGCAGGAACACACCATGAAATGTCAATCTGGCCAAATAGATTTCATGTACAAGAATAGTACAGATGAGGAGAACCGCAAACACTTTCAGAAAGTCTTCACCTGGAAGTCGTTGATTGTGCTGGAGTAGCTGTGTGAACACTGGATTTTTTCTCCACAGTGATGAAGGAGATTTTGTCGGAGTTTGGTCTGCAGGGAGTCAGCCACAGGTCAGCAGCAGCCTCACACACCTGTGTTTCTGTTTCgtcttactgtgtgtgtgcagtttcagCTTCATGTCACGCTCTGTTTGACTCTCAGCTCTCAGTCTAACACTCTGGTTTCATTCTGGTCTCGACAGCTTCACTCCCACAAAGGTTCCCAATGTTCGCTACGAGCTGAGCGACTCGGCTGCGTTCAGCCAGCCCAGGGGCCCCGCAGCTAATGCTCAGGTGATGACTGTACATGAAGTAAgattaaaacaagacaaagcTCTCTAGTAACACAGGTGATGTGTTGTTTCGTCCTGCAGGTGTTTGTCCACAGAGACTTCAGTGCAGTGCGAGATCAGGCCATGAAAATGATCCAGACAGCTTTCGCTCTGCTCGACCAGGAGTTCCTCAAACTGGACCGGTACATGAACACGTTTAGTTTGTTTGCATTAGGTATTACATCAGATCATTAATGCCAAATACTGATCCAGCTGGATTCTCTTTGAAGAGATGGTCTGGTTGACTGATTAGCTGATAACTCCTTTGACACCTGGATCAACATCAGACGCCTCTCATAAACACTTCAACCTTTGAAACCTGAACAAAGTGGTTTCGATTTCTTTCGAGAACATGGGGAACTAGATTATAGAGGCTTGTTGTGCTGCTCATCGCCTTCTTCTCTCTAAATATTCATATAACTAGGCTGTCAAACTCGTATTAATTTCTTTACATctgaatttcttttctttcctcagaGAGAAGTCAGAGTTGTctcaagctgctgctgctctgcaaagagacaaagaag
It encodes:
- the zmp:0000001301 gene encoding rab9 effector protein with kelch motifs isoform X2 — its product is MSQEEDIIVYFNDFYMLTVSPDDVMWEEIPQSGDVPSAREGHTLCVVKGKLYLFGGASSPDATECLPGVYSFDIVSLTWEGLAVGGVALRTLSHSSVAVGDNIYVYGGSLGGNPSDDLLVFNTVSLTWTPVKTSGSLPPALFGQSFALVGDQVFMFGGCEAGGDFCKDLHVLNTESLVWQKWEVKGESPAACSGQTLTAHHDKDIYLFGGKSTNEDGTVTSSNEIHKLSISKMKWKVPLYVGIPPARRHGHTAFILHSHLYVFGGKNEEQEFNDLKVMKLINPSERQPVMKEILSEFGLQGVSHSFTPTKVPNVRYELSDSAAFSQPRGPAANAQVFVHRDFSAVRDQAMKMIQTAFALLDQEFLKLDREKSELSQAAAALQRDKEAHEACRQQQQQELQEMLDRHRSQNEAWLRARAEENDRERRELCRLREEVLQEQERLKEEQSSIQKRSEHLLSIMQQFKGM
- the zmp:0000001301 gene encoding rab9 effector protein with kelch motifs isoform X1 yields the protein MALASGHWLEKEMRGEAPSPRQGHALAVAGNVAFLFGGSSSMSQEEDIIVYFNDFYMLTVSPDDVMWEEIPQSGDVPSAREGHTLCVVKGKLYLFGGASSPDATECLPGVYSFDIVSLTWEGLAVGGVALRTLSHSSVAVGDNIYVYGGSLGGNPSDDLLVFNTVSLTWTPVKTSGSLPPALFGQSFALVGDQVFMFGGCEAGGDFCKDLHVLNTESLVWQKWEVKGESPAACSGQTLTAHHDKDIYLFGGKSTNEDGTVTSSNEIHKLSISKMKWKVPLYVGIPPARRHGHTAFILHSHLYVFGGKNEEQEFNDLKVMKLINPSERQPVMKEILSEFGLQGVSHSFTPTKVPNVRYELSDSAAFSQPRGPAANAQVFVHRDFSAVRDQAMKMIQTAFALLDQEFLKLDREKSELSQAAAALQRDKEAHEACRQQQQQELQEMLDRHRSQNEAWLRARAEENDRERRELCRLREEVLQEQERLKEEQSSIQKRSEHLLSIMQQFKGM